In one Hippocampus zosterae strain Florida chromosome 10, ASM2543408v3, whole genome shotgun sequence genomic region, the following are encoded:
- the snrpd2 gene encoding small nuclear ribonucleoprotein Sm D2: protein MSLLTKPKSEMSPEELQKREEEEFNTGPLSVLTQSVKNNTQVLINCRNNKKLLGRVKAFDRHCNMVLENVKEMWTEVPKSGKGKKKSKPVNKDRYISKMFLRGDSVIVVLRNPLITGK, encoded by the exons AT GAGTTTGTTAACCAAGCCCAAGTCAGAAATGAGCCCAGAAGAGCTCCAGAAACGTGAAGAGGAGGAATTCAACACAGGCCCCCTGTCTGTGCTAACCCAGTCAGTCAAGAACAACACACAAGTCCTCATCAACTGtcgcaacaacaaaaagttgctTGGGAGAGTCAAAGCTTTTGACAG GCATTGCAACATGGTCTTAGAGAATGTGAAGGAGATGTGGACTGAAGTTCCCAAGAGtggcaaaggaaagaaaaagtcGAAACCGGTGAATAAGGATCGCTACATCTCTAAAATGTTTCTTAGAGGGGACTCTGTTATTGTTGTGCTGAGAAATCCTCTCATCACAGGCAAGTGA
- the polr2i gene encoding DNA-directed RNA polymerase II subunit RPB9 — protein MDLETGTYEPGFVGIRFCQECNNMLYPKEDKENRILLYACRNCDYQQEADNSCIYVNKITHEVDELTQIIADVSQDPTLPRTEDHPCPKCGHKEAVFFQSHSMKAEDAMRLYYVCTAPHCGHRWTE, from the exons ATGGACTTGGAAACCGGGACATACGAGCCGGGCTTTGTGGGGATCCGGTTTTGTCAAGAGTG taacaACATGTTGTATCCAAAAGAAGATAAGGAGAATCGGATCTTACTCTACGCG tgcagaaattGTGACTACCAGCAAGAGGCGGACAACAGCTGCATTTATGTCAATAAGATTACTCATGAGGTTGA TGAATTGACCCAAATCATTGCTGATGTATCTCAAGATCCAACGTTACCAAGAACAGAAGACCACCCCTGCCCCAA ATGCGGTCACAAGGAGGCAGTGTTCTTCCAGTCACACAGCATGAAAGCTGAG GATGCAATGAGACTTTACTACGTCTGCACAGCCCCACATTGTGGACACAGATGGACAGAATAG